The genomic stretch CATGGCGGCGAGGATGCCGAGGAAGATGCCGAGCACGATGGCCCAGCCGATGATGAGTGTCGCGGGGTTCACGGGGGTCCCTTCTTTGGGTGGTTGGCCGGTGGCCGGGGAGCTTGCAGGCGGTCCCCGACCACCGGGGGTGTGGTTCCGGTGGCCCCACGGTCGGGTATCCACTCCGAGGAGGCTTGTGGGGCCACCGGAAGATCAGGCTGCGGTCTCTGCCATGTGGTCGAATGCGCCCCTCGACGCAGCGGTGCCGACGGTCCCGTGGCGGGAGACGATGGGAAGCACGGCGTCATAGGATTCGCGCCATTCGTCATAGGCGACCGCCTGCTTGCGGTAGTTGTGGTACCTGATGCGGTCCATGTCCCGGAGGTCGTCGGCGGTGACGTTGCGCCACGGCTTGCGCTTCCCGTCTCCGAGAATGACGACGATGTTCAGGGTCGGGTCGTCGTCCAGCCCGAGGTCGTCCTGCCCGGTTGCGAGACGCTTGATAACGGCGTCAGCGGCGCGCCCCTGCGACTTGTCGGCGCGTTCCAACGCAGCACGGATCGCTTGGGACACGTCAACGAACAGCTCTCCGGCGTTCACCATGTCCTGAATGCGGTTTGCTGCGGTGGTGAAGGCTTCCTGTCGGCCCACGCCGTCGTCCGGGTCGGCTTCGGCGATCACTTCCTGGTAGACGCGGGTAACGGTGGTGTCCCACTCGAAGTCGAGTTCGTAGTCGGTCATGGCTAGCGCTCCATCTCGTCGGCGTAGGTGTTGAGCCATCCGGCGAGGTCCCGGATGCGATTGGGGTTGTGCATGGCGCGGTCGTTGGGCGGCGCGGCGTCCGCGTGTTTTGCGAACGCGGCACGGATGCGTGTGCGAGCTTCGGGGTACTGCACGCTGGAGAGGTTCATTAGTGCCGCCGCGATTGAGCGCACTTCCTGCTCCGCGTTCTGGCGTTCCGCTTCGGCCGCCAGTTGCCACGCGGGTTTGCGGATGGGCGGGAGTTTTGGTGCCGGCTCGGGCTGGTCGAGTAGTTCGCCCGTCTCGGCGTCCACGGTGAGCGTTTCGACGGTGGTGCGCGTTTCCGTGACGACGTGCTTGGGCTTGGGTGCGATCTCCTCGCGGGCCTCGCGGATCGCGGCGGCGGTGGGCTTCCCGTCAGTGGCGTCCACGGCGGCAGTCATCACGGCGGCGGCGGTCTCAGCGGGAAGCCCGACCAGCTCGCGGGCCTGGCCTTCATTGGCGGGGGCGACGGCGCCGAGAACCGTTACATTTGTAACGGTCTCAGCGGGAAGCCCGACCAGCTCGCGGGCCTGGCCTTCATTGGCAGGGGCTGGCGCGCCGAGGCTGGTTACATTTGTAACCACGTGGGCCGCGCCGATTAGCTGCGACGCGCGGTGGCGGTTCCACCCCCATCGCGATTGGCAGTACGCCTCGAACGTGCCGAACTCCGAGCGGTACAGCCGGGCGTCGCGGATCTCCAGCAGCGCCGTCCCGACCTCCGCGAACGTCTGGAACCCGCGTTCGATGGTGGCCTCACACTCGGCGAGGCGGTCGGATTCGGTGACGGTGAGCGCGACGGTGGGGACGCTCATGCCGCGCCGCGCTTCTCGGCGAGAGCTTCGATGTCCTCGCGCCGGAACAGGAGAGCGCCGTTCGGACCGGGGAGACGGACGGCTGGGGTCAGCGCGCCGGACTCGACGAGTCGGTGAATGGTGCGTGCGGAGCGACCGATCATGCGCCCAGCTTCGGGGCTGGTGATCAGCTCGGGGTTCGTCGTTGACATGATGTGAGCATGGCAC from Deltaproteobacteria bacterium encodes the following:
- a CDS encoding DNA-binding protein; this translates as MSTTNPELITSPEAGRMIGRSARTIHRLVESGALTPAVRLPGPNGALLFRREDIEALAEKRGAA